The genomic DNA CGTAGGCGGCGAAGTGGAGGGAGGCGTTGACTGCGCGCGGCGCGTGCGGACCACTTTGTGTACGCTCCGCGAGCCCGCACGCGGGGCGTGCAGGCGGGATGGCTTCGGGAGGGTGGTGTCATTCTGGGGCTGTCTTTTCTAACAGGTCTGCGCGCGCCTTGCGTGCGGACCTTCGATCGTCATCGATTCACCGGGGCATCGCATCGAGTGCGACATTGAGGCGGGCGATGTTGATGCGGTTCCCTCCGATGGTGCGGGAGGGGTAGGGCTCGGAGACTTCGCCGATGAGTTTGGCGAGCTGCTTGCGGTTGCTTTCATCCAGCTTCCGATCGTGCAGGACGCGGTCGATCTGCTGCTTGGCCTGATCGGGCTCGAGCCAGCGGATGCCGTTTTCGTCGGGCTGCGTGGCGGAGTCGGCGTGGAAGTAGCCGGGGCCGGATTGCTTGTCTTCGAGATCGATCATGGCGACGCGTTTTTCGTCCGGGATGGGCGGCTTTTCCTTTTTGTCATCCCATCCGTGTATGGCGAACCCGGCGACGGCGGCGATGCCGGCGATGCGGAGCACGCGAAGGGGGATGGGTAGGGGGCGCTTCATGCGGGGCGGTGGGATGGTGCGTCGGTGACGTGGGGGAATGGTCACACGGCTAGCGGATCCGGGTAGTCAAAGAGCCGGAAGGGGGCGTAAAAAAAGTATCAAAATGGCGGGTTTGGGGCTGAGGAGGGACGAGACTCTTGTCGTCCCGTGTTTGAAGAGGGGACAGGAGTGTCCCCTCTCCTCAGCGGGTTCCTACGGAACCCGTAGTGCGCGCTCGCTTTGCCACAGGGTGAAGGTCCCCGGTGGTAACTTGGCGGGATTCCGGCGGATGTACCTGACTGCATTCACGAAATGGTCCTCATCGCGGATGAGGGTGTCGCGGTAGTTTTTCTGCCAGATCCTGCCTTTGCCAACGCCTCGGGCGGAAATGCCCTTCCAGCTTTGGAGCAATTTTTTCAGCGGAGCCTTCGGTGCAAACAGCAGATGCACATGATTTGGCATGATGACCCATGCGTGATGGTCGGCGCGATTGCCGTGATCGTGCATCAGGGTCTGCTCCAATACCTTGCGGTAACGCTCGTCGCGGAAGAAGCAGGAGCCGTGGCCTTCATCGAGCCAGCGCTCCAGCTTGCGGGTGAACTCGCGATGGTGCTCGGCTTCGGTTTCCGGTGACCATGGTAGGGGGTGATGGGTCAGCCAGACTTTTCGTTGGGCTTTCCAGAGCGTGAGTTTTTCCTCAGGCATTGCGTCGCCGAGGCGGAAGGTGATGAACTGCATGGACTCGCCTTGCTCCCAGTGGGGAAGCCGGTCGCCATAGCGGTGGATCTCGCCGGAGGGGTCGAGGAAGTCACCCATTGCGGGGTGATAGGGCGTGGCGAGATTGGTGGCAGTGGGGAGTTTGTCATTCAGGATTTTACGGGGGGACAGGAGTGTCCCCCCTCCTCAGGGCCGCCGGGATTGTTGGCGGCATTTTCCTAGATTTCGCGCCACACTTGGGGGCTTCGCGAAATTCCCGGTCATGCCCATTCGCTTTCTCGCTGTGCTGACTTGTGCGTTGGCGGCCGTTCTTTGCCCGGTTGGGGCGGAGGAGGCTGTGGCGGCGCCCTCGTCGAAGCCGAACATCGTTTATTTCCTGGTGGATGACATGGGGTTCGCGGATTGCGGGTTCAATGGGGGGAAGGATATCAAGACGCCGAACATCGATGCGTTGGCGGCGAAGGGGTCGACCTTCGGGTCATACTACGTGCAGCCGCTGTGCTCGACGACGCGGGCGACGCTTCTAACAGGGCGGCTGCCGGTGCACCACGGGGTGTATGGGGCGCTGAAGCCGGATTCGAAGGGCGGGCTGCCGCTGGAGGAGCGGACGCTGCCGCAGGCGCTGAAGACGGCGGGGTATACGACAGCGATTTGTGGGAAGTGGCACATTGGGGAATCGACTCCGGAGTATCGGCCGATGAACCGGGGCTTCGATCACCAGTACGGGATCTGGTATGGGCAGATCGATTACTTCACGCATGTGCGTGCGGGTCGCGTGGAGTGGTATCGGGATGACCAGCCGCTGAAGGAGGAGGGCTACAGCACGACGCTGATCGGCAATGAGGCGGTGCGGCTGGTGAAGGCGCAGGAGGAGGGCAAGCCCCTGTTCCTGTATGTGCCTTTCAATGGGGTGCATGGGCCTTTCCAGGCGCCGGAGAAGTACAAGGAGCCCTACAAGGATCTGCCGCCGCACCGGCAGACGCTGGCGGCGATGCTGTCGGTGGTGGATGAGTCGATCGGGCGTGTGGTGGCGGCGCTGGGGGAGAAGAAGATGGAGGAGAATACGATCATCATTTTCTCCAGCGACAATGGCGGGGTGAATCCGGGCGACTATACGATGAACACGCCGCTGCGTGCGGGGAAGGCGACGACGTATGAGGGCGGGGTGCGGTCGTCGGCGTTCGTGGTTTACCCGGGGAAGATCGCGGCGGGGAAGAAGATCGAGACGCCGGTGCATGTGAGCGATTGGTATCCGACGCTGGTGAAGCTGACGGGTGCGGATGCGAAGCAGGCGCTGCCGGTGGATGGGATGGATATCTGGCCGCTGCTGACGAAGGGGGAGCCGCCGGCGCGGGATGCGCTGTTGTTAGGTTCGCAGCCGGCGCGGATCGCGGTGCGGATGGGGGATTGGAAGCTGATTCGGTTTATGGGGCCGCAGGGGCCGGGTGCGGGCAGGCCAAACGGGCCGAGGGCGAAGGCGAGGGCTGGTGCCAATGGCGGTGGGGATGCGGCTGAAGGGAAGAGGGGGCCGAGGTTTGAGCTCTATAATCTGGCGGAGGATATTTCGGAGAAGAACAACCTGGCGGAAGCGAAGCCGGAGAAGGTGGCGGAGATGCGCGCGCGGCTGGAGCAGATGGTGA from Luteolibacter sp. Y139 includes the following:
- a CDS encoding potassium-transporting ATPase subunit C encodes the protein MKRPLPIPLRVLRIAGIAAVAGFAIHGWDDKKEKPPIPDEKRVAMIDLEDKQSGPGYFHADSATQPDENGIRWLEPDQAKQQIDRVLHDRKLDESNRKQLAKLIGEVSEPYPSRTIGGNRINIARLNVALDAMPR
- a CDS encoding transposase encodes the protein MGDFLDPSGEIHRYGDRLPHWEQGESMQFITFRLGDAMPEEKLTLWKAQRKVWLTHHPLPWSPETEAEHHREFTRKLERWLDEGHGSCFFRDERYRKVLEQTLMHDHGNRADHHAWVIMPNHVHLLFAPKAPLKKLLQSWKGISARGVGKGRIWQKNYRDTLIRDEDHFVNAVRYIRRNPAKLPPGTFTLWQSERALRVP
- a CDS encoding arylsulfatase B; translation: MPIRFLAVLTCALAAVLCPVGAEEAVAAPSSKPNIVYFLVDDMGFADCGFNGGKDIKTPNIDALAAKGSTFGSYYVQPLCSTTRATLLTGRLPVHHGVYGALKPDSKGGLPLEERTLPQALKTAGYTTAICGKWHIGESTPEYRPMNRGFDHQYGIWYGQIDYFTHVRAGRVEWYRDDQPLKEEGYSTTLIGNEAVRLVKAQEEGKPLFLYVPFNGVHGPFQAPEKYKEPYKDLPPHRQTLAAMLSVVDESIGRVVAALGEKKMEENTIIIFSSDNGGVNPGDYTMNTPLRAGKATTYEGGVRSSAFVVYPGKIAAGKKIETPVHVSDWYPTLVKLTGADAKQALPVDGMDIWPLLTKGEPPARDALLLGSQPARIAVRMGDWKLIRFMGPQGPGAGRPNGPRAKARAGANGGGDAAEGKRGPRFELYNLAEDISEKNNLAEAKPEKVAEMRARLEQMVKGAKRNSAEGGDEEE